One genomic segment of Streptomyces sp. RKND-216 includes these proteins:
- a CDS encoding nitroreductase family deazaflavin-dependent oxidoreductase: MPLKGEYEPSPAKWVRDQVELYESSGGTKGTTMKGLPVIVLTTRGAKSGKIRKTPLMKVEHEGAYAAVASVGGAPDHPRWYHNIVADPRVELQDGAVLQDMHAREVTGEEKAVWWRRAVEAFPPYAEYQEKTDREIPLFVLERADAPH; encoded by the coding sequence ATGCCCCTGAAGGGTGAGTACGAGCCGAGCCCGGCGAAGTGGGTGCGGGACCAGGTCGAGCTGTACGAGAGTTCCGGCGGCACCAAGGGCACCACGATGAAGGGCCTGCCGGTCATCGTCCTGACCACGCGCGGCGCGAAGAGCGGCAAGATCCGCAAGACCCCGCTGATGAAGGTCGAACACGAGGGCGCCTACGCGGCCGTCGCCTCCGTCGGCGGTGCGCCCGACCACCCGCGCTGGTACCACAACATCGTCGCCGACCCGCGCGTCGAGCTCCAGGACGGCGCCGTCCTCCAGGACATGCACGCCCGCGAGGTCACCGGCGAGGAGAAGGCCGTCTGGTGGCGCCGCGCGGTCGAGGCGTTCCCGCCCTACGCCGAGTACCAGGAGAAGACCGACCGCGAGATCCCCCTCTTCGTCCTCGAGCGCGCCGACGCCCCGCACTGA
- a CDS encoding metalloregulator ArsR/SmtB family transcription factor produces MDDEVFKALADPGRRRLLDSLNARNGQSLRELCAELDMTRQSVSKHLAVLEDARLITTLRRGREKLHHLNAEPINALADRWISRYDRERAQALADLKTALEAPGMNRDDTGDAFVYTTYIATTPEKLWRALTDPAFTRRYWGVEFGTDWKPGSQMTWAERGHATADPEQVVLESEPNRRLSYTWHTFTPEWAQAVGIGTQAMERLNAEQRSKVTFELTPMDGLVRLTVVHDGFEPGSAVRGMIQEGWPALLTALKSLLETGDVPPALAPGAGAPD; encoded by the coding sequence ATGGACGACGAGGTCTTCAAGGCGCTGGCGGACCCCGGCAGGCGCCGGCTGCTCGACAGTCTCAACGCCCGGAACGGGCAGAGCCTGCGCGAGCTGTGCGCGGAGCTGGACATGACCCGCCAGTCGGTCAGCAAGCACCTGGCCGTGCTGGAGGACGCCCGTCTGATCACCACGCTCCGGCGCGGCAGGGAGAAGCTGCACCACCTCAACGCCGAGCCGATCAACGCCCTCGCCGACCGCTGGATCAGCCGCTACGACCGCGAGCGGGCGCAGGCGCTCGCCGATCTGAAGACCGCACTGGAGGCCCCCGGCATGAACCGCGACGACACCGGCGACGCGTTCGTCTACACCACCTACATCGCCACCACGCCCGAGAAGCTCTGGCGGGCCCTGACCGACCCGGCGTTCACCCGCCGCTACTGGGGTGTCGAGTTCGGCACGGACTGGAAGCCCGGCTCGCAGATGACCTGGGCCGAACGCGGCCACGCCACCGCCGACCCGGAGCAGGTCGTGCTGGAGTCCGAGCCGAACCGGCGGCTGTCGTACACCTGGCACACGTTCACGCCCGAGTGGGCACAGGCCGTGGGCATCGGGACCCAGGCCATGGAACGGCTCAACGCCGAGCAGCGCTCGAAGGTGACCTTCGAGCTCACCCCCATGGACGGCCTGGTCCGGCTCACCGTCGTCCACGACGGCTTCGAGCCCGGCAGCGCCGTCCGCGGGATGATCCAGGAAGGCTGGCCCGCCCTCCTCACCGCCCTCAAGTCCCTCCTCGAGACGGGCGACGTCCCCCCGGCCCTCGCCCCCGGCGCCGGCGCACCGGACTGA
- a CDS encoding MFS transporter — MKRSGEAETADRWLLRLAFAAFALLGAQAGVWAVLLADLARVTGTDAPRLGAALTALACIAVPSVLVSGRIVDRLGRRTGVVVGCTGSGLAFAALSTVGSYGAMIGLFLLFGVLCSLYDVVVNVLGGDYERRTGRVMMPRLHAVFSGAGAAGALAAAATVGLGGGHRAVFVATGGLLVLLGLAGSAVPLPPPPAADDAEAGAAEESDDREQRPGRRGLLAVLALPGVGRPPRSSRSSSSTTAPSRATAPSTCARYWMPECWSAESASAPSIWRR; from the coding sequence GTGAAGCGGAGCGGAGAAGCCGAGACGGCCGATCGGTGGTTGCTGCGCCTCGCCTTCGCGGCCTTCGCCCTGCTGGGCGCGCAGGCCGGGGTGTGGGCGGTGCTGCTCGCCGACCTGGCCCGGGTGACCGGCACGGACGCGCCCCGCCTCGGCGCCGCGCTGACCGCGCTGGCCTGCATCGCCGTGCCGTCCGTCCTCGTCTCCGGGCGGATCGTCGACCGCCTGGGCCGGCGTACGGGTGTCGTGGTCGGCTGCACCGGCTCCGGGCTGGCCTTCGCCGCGCTGAGCACGGTCGGTTCGTACGGCGCGATGATCGGGCTTTTCCTGCTCTTCGGGGTGCTGTGCAGCCTGTACGACGTAGTGGTCAACGTGCTCGGCGGCGACTACGAGCGCCGCACCGGGCGGGTGATGATGCCGCGCCTCCACGCGGTGTTCAGCGGTGCGGGGGCCGCGGGGGCGCTCGCGGCGGCGGCGACGGTCGGCCTCGGCGGCGGCCACCGTGCGGTGTTCGTCGCCACCGGCGGGCTGCTGGTGCTGCTCGGCCTCGCGGGATCCGCCGTGCCCCTGCCGCCGCCCCCCGCGGCGGACGACGCCGAGGCCGGCGCGGCCGAGGAGTCCGACGACCGGGAGCAGCGGCCGGGGCGGCGCGGGCTGCTCGCCGTCCTCGCCCTGCCCGGCGTGGGGCGGCCGCCGCGATCGTCACGCTCCAGTTCTTCAACGACGGCGCCGTCGAGGGCTACAGCTCCCTCTACCTGCGCCAGGTACTGGATGCCGGAGTGCTGGTCGGCGGAGTCGGCATCGGCGCCTTCCATCTGGCGACGATGA
- a CDS encoding MFS transporter, giving the protein MRQVLDAGVLVGGVGIGAFHLATMTGRLVADRLIGAFGEGRVVAGGGVIAAAGFVLALSTDRAPLVVAGLLLAGVGAAPLVPIAYSLAARRSGARSGAAASLVTACGYVSFVAAPAVIGALSAAAGLRRALLCLIVSAALIALVGGRARHLRGGGGDRPAPVPEPGGERASR; this is encoded by the coding sequence CTGCGCCAGGTACTGGATGCCGGAGTGCTGGTCGGCGGAGTCGGCATCGGCGCCTTCCATCTGGCGACGATGACCGGACGCCTGGTCGCCGACCGGTTGATCGGCGCGTTCGGCGAGGGGCGCGTGGTGGCCGGTGGCGGCGTGATCGCGGCCGCCGGTTTCGTCCTCGCGCTGAGCACGGACCGCGCACCGCTCGTCGTGGCCGGGCTCCTCCTCGCCGGGGTCGGCGCGGCGCCGCTCGTGCCGATCGCGTACTCACTCGCCGCCCGGCGCAGCGGCGCCCGGAGCGGGGCGGCCGCGTCACTGGTGACCGCGTGCGGCTACGTCTCCTTCGTCGCCGCACCGGCCGTGATCGGCGCTCTCTCCGCGGCGGCCGGCCTGCGCCGGGCACTGCTCTGCCTGATCGTGAGCGCCGCCCTCATCGCGCTGGTCGGCGGCCGGGCCCGGCACCTGCGCGGCGGCGGGGGCGACCGGCCCGCGCCGGTCCCGGAGCCGGGTGGCGAGCGCGCGTCCCGTTGA
- a CDS encoding VOC family protein has translation MPVQLNHTIVAATDKERSARFLAGLLGLEVQPQYGPFLPVVTENGVALDYADAGDRPVTPQHYAFLVSEDEFDAIFARIKDAGLTYYADPFHHRVNEINHHDGGRGVYWEDPDRHNMEIITRPYGG, from the coding sequence ATGCCCGTGCAGCTCAACCACACGATCGTCGCCGCCACAGACAAGGAGCGGTCCGCGCGGTTCCTCGCCGGCCTGCTCGGCCTGGAGGTGCAGCCGCAGTACGGGCCGTTCCTGCCGGTCGTCACGGAGAACGGCGTCGCGCTGGACTACGCCGACGCCGGGGACCGTCCCGTGACGCCGCAGCACTACGCGTTCCTCGTCTCGGAGGACGAGTTCGACGCGATCTTCGCGCGTATCAAGGACGCGGGACTCACCTACTACGCCGACCCGTTCCACCACCGGGTGAACGAGATCAACCACCACGACGGCGGACGCGGCGTCTACTGGGAGGACCCGGACCGGCACAACATGGAGATCATCACCCGCCCCTACGGCGGCTGA
- the snpA gene encoding snapalysin, translating to MSRYRRSARTVKALSAALGLGLAAATMAAVPATSVAAAPAPQGEGTFAAYTGEGVSAEQRAQSKAFFDAIMKKAEQRQAAEPGIQAVTVTYDDDQAPSFNYEIDRSAQIWNAAVSNVTLVEVSSGADFDYYEGNDPRGSYAYTDGRGHGYVFLDYQQNQVYDPLRVVAHETGHVLGLPDNYSGPCSELMSGGGPGPSCTNAYPNANEAYRVDQNFAFGFAPAADKGFRTVR from the coding sequence ATGAGCCGCTACAGACGTTCGGCCCGCACCGTGAAGGCCCTGTCCGCCGCACTCGGACTGGGTCTGGCCGCCGCGACGATGGCCGCCGTCCCCGCCACCTCGGTCGCCGCCGCACCGGCGCCCCAGGGTGAGGGAACCTTCGCCGCCTACACCGGCGAGGGCGTCAGCGCCGAACAGCGCGCGCAGAGCAAGGCCTTCTTCGACGCCATCATGAAGAAGGCGGAGCAGCGCCAGGCCGCCGAGCCCGGCATCCAGGCCGTCACCGTCACCTACGACGACGACCAGGCCCCCTCGTTCAACTACGAGATCGACCGCAGCGCCCAGATCTGGAACGCGGCGGTCAGCAACGTCACGCTCGTCGAGGTCTCCTCCGGCGCGGACTTCGACTACTACGAGGGCAACGACCCCCGCGGCAGCTACGCCTACACCGACGGGCGCGGCCACGGGTACGTCTTCCTCGACTACCAGCAGAACCAGGTCTACGACCCGCTCCGTGTCGTCGCGCACGAGACCGGCCACGTGCTCGGTCTGCCGGACAACTACTCCGGCCCGTGCAGCGAGCTGATGTCCGGCGGCGGCCCCGGCCCGTCGTGCACCAACGCGTACCCGAACGCCAACGAGGCGTACCGGGTCGACCAGAACTTCGCCTTCGGCTTCGCGCCGGCGGCCGACAAGGGCTTCAGGACGGTCCGCTGA
- a CDS encoding WXG100 family type VII secretion target has protein sequence MDLLGKLGISISGPFSDVLDEAVRGIIAQFGLEDDLEKVSGDNERLMEVAGDYREAARDLRGVVDDLKFERKRLNGKWAGEAADAFHDQMGAYEDALSGEADDMDQIADLLQLAAEACAEAEQLMIDLIVEIVQAVIAAAATTAVLSFLTAGAAAVIGPLVTAAGVAHKAMKAVRITAKLADTLSDLAKRMQALRKMAKLRRTLRAFNDKKNPMSHRNALKRYRGKFDDIEGGSMSDLRDAGAYWLAKRTVKKEVVYPLLGVETGDVIKEGYATYGPEGAPGVAPKQPLPQDESSRFEDRMNDGLSPKQKVENDFG, from the coding sequence ATGGACCTACTCGGCAAGCTCGGGATCAGCATCTCCGGGCCGTTCTCCGACGTACTGGACGAAGCGGTGCGCGGGATCATCGCGCAGTTCGGACTCGAGGACGACCTGGAGAAGGTGTCCGGCGACAACGAACGGCTCATGGAGGTCGCCGGGGACTACCGCGAAGCCGCCCGCGACCTGCGCGGAGTCGTCGACGACCTCAAGTTCGAGCGCAAGCGCCTGAACGGCAAGTGGGCCGGGGAGGCCGCGGACGCCTTCCACGACCAGATGGGCGCCTACGAGGACGCCCTCTCGGGCGAGGCCGACGACATGGATCAGATCGCCGACCTGCTGCAACTGGCGGCGGAGGCCTGCGCCGAGGCCGAGCAGCTGATGATCGACCTGATCGTGGAGATCGTCCAGGCCGTCATCGCGGCGGCCGCGACGACGGCCGTCCTGTCCTTTCTCACGGCGGGGGCGGCCGCCGTCATCGGCCCCCTGGTCACCGCCGCGGGGGTCGCGCACAAGGCGATGAAGGCCGTCCGCATCACGGCCAAGCTGGCCGACACGCTGTCCGACCTGGCGAAGCGGATGCAGGCGCTGCGCAAGATGGCGAAGCTGCGCAGGACACTCAGGGCCTTCAACGACAAGAAGAACCCGATGAGTCACCGCAACGCGCTCAAGCGCTATCGCGGGAAGTTCGACGACATCGAGGGTGGCTCGATGAGCGATCTGCGGGACGCGGGCGCGTACTGGCTGGCGAAGCGCACGGTGAAGAAGGAAGTCGTGTACCCGCTGCTCGGTGTCGAGACCGGTGACGTGATCAAGGAGGGCTATGCGACCTACGGCCCCGAGGGAGCCCCCGGCGTCGCGCCGAAACAGCCCCTCCCGCAGGATGAATCGAGCAGGTTCGAAGACCGTATGAACGACGGGCTCTCGCCCAAACAGAAGGTTGAGAACGACTTCGGCTGA
- a CDS encoding type VII secretion target, producing the protein MSAQFEVEPEALRTYARNVGKEVERIRRIRNRIDGVTLSPGAFGKLPESDDLATDYEKQRTDGLEDLKDAASTLEDLVDAVKDTAKAYDRTEDDVDVTFGGR; encoded by the coding sequence GTGTCTGCGCAGTTCGAGGTGGAGCCTGAGGCTCTGCGGACCTACGCGAGGAACGTGGGCAAGGAAGTCGAGCGGATCCGGCGCATCCGCAACAGGATCGACGGGGTGACGCTGTCGCCCGGGGCCTTCGGGAAGCTCCCCGAGTCGGACGACCTGGCGACCGACTACGAGAAGCAGCGCACCGACGGGCTGGAAGACCTCAAGGACGCGGCCTCCACGCTGGAGGACCTCGTGGACGCGGTGAAGGACACCGCCAAGGCGTACGACCGGACCGAGGACGACGTCGACGTGACCTTCGGCGGTCGGTGA
- a CDS encoding FAD-dependent monooxygenase, producing MTRSALIIGGGIGGLACAARLVQDGWDVEVRERAAGLPRTGTTLGMWPSALRALDAVGAGDEIRARGHVQRGGALLRPDGRRIASVDVSARSGTHDQVRLVARPTLLRTLAGLLPDGVVRFDAEVPDVTLAGGAHDVVIAADGLGSRARQALFGDAHGIRYTGVTSWRGTVDGATEHASETWGNASRFGITPHEEGRTNWFACVRAPWRAVAKGGDPAALRTAFGGWHADVRRVLDAVEKAGGEDVLRHDLCDLERPLPSYVRGRVALIGDAAHAMTPDLGRGACEALVDGVTLARELAVHRHVEDALAAYDALRRRPTQRIARAAAAMNRAVHTPGIAPFRNAALRLLLGVGNPPA from the coding sequence ATGACGCGGAGCGCACTGATCATCGGCGGCGGCATCGGCGGGCTGGCCTGCGCGGCACGGCTGGTCCAGGACGGGTGGGACGTGGAGGTGCGGGAACGTGCCGCCGGCCTGCCGCGTACCGGCACCACGCTGGGCATGTGGCCCAGCGCCCTGAGGGCTCTCGACGCCGTCGGCGCCGGCGACGAGATCCGCGCGCGCGGACACGTGCAGCGCGGCGGTGCCCTGCTGCGGCCCGACGGCCGCCGCATCGCGTCCGTCGACGTGTCCGCACGCTCGGGCACGCACGACCAGGTCCGCCTCGTCGCCCGGCCGACCCTCCTCCGCACGCTCGCCGGCCTGCTGCCCGACGGCGTCGTCCGCTTCGACGCCGAGGTCCCGGACGTCACCCTCGCCGGCGGCGCCCACGACGTGGTGATCGCCGCCGACGGGCTGGGCAGCCGTGCCCGGCAGGCGCTCTTCGGCGACGCCCACGGCATCCGGTACACGGGCGTCACCTCGTGGCGCGGCACGGTCGACGGCGCGACCGAACACGCGTCGGAGACCTGGGGCAACGCCTCGCGCTTCGGCATCACCCCGCACGAGGAGGGCCGCACGAACTGGTTCGCCTGCGTCCGGGCGCCCTGGCGGGCCGTCGCCAAGGGCGGCGATCCGGCGGCACTGCGCACCGCCTTCGGCGGTTGGCACGCGGACGTGCGGCGCGTGCTCGACGCGGTCGAGAAGGCGGGCGGCGAGGACGTGCTGCGGCACGACCTGTGCGACCTGGAACGGCCGTTGCCGAGCTACGTGCGCGGGCGGGTGGCGCTGATCGGCGACGCGGCCCACGCGATGACGCCCGACCTCGGCCGCGGGGCGTGCGAGGCGCTGGTCGACGGCGTCACGCTGGCCCGCGAACTCGCGGTCCACCGGCACGTCGAGGACGCCCTCGCCGCCTACGACGCGCTGCGCCGCCGCCCCACGCAGCGGATCGCCCGCGCGGCGGCGGCCATGAACCGCGCTGTCCACACCCCGGGCATCGCCCCCTTCCGGAACGCGGCCCTGCGCCTCCTCCTCGGCGTCGGCAACCCGCCTGCGTAG
- a CDS encoding TetR/AcrR family transcriptional regulator produces the protein MGGGRRREVLDAAVEVLATGGLRRLTYQAVDTTAGVPPGSTSNHFRNREALLDGIVAHLEALDREDWERGVGTLPAAPTGTPAPDDPSVPDGPEELATALEGLVRHLVGPGRHRTTARYALTLEAIARPAVGEALRRGHASLLDWGARVLKAMGSPQPEEHSRALAALLEGLMFQQVALPEDGFDPLPSIRTAVRAMLPESAGDAPGGRAGAAPATA, from the coding sequence ATGGGCGGCGGCCGCAGACGAGAAGTCCTGGACGCAGCCGTGGAGGTGCTGGCCACCGGGGGACTGCGCCGGCTCACCTACCAGGCGGTGGACACGACGGCGGGCGTGCCGCCGGGCAGCACCTCCAACCACTTCCGGAACCGCGAGGCACTGCTCGACGGCATCGTGGCGCACCTCGAAGCCCTGGACCGCGAGGACTGGGAGCGCGGCGTCGGCACCCTCCCGGCCGCGCCCACCGGGACCCCGGCACCCGACGACCCCTCGGTCCCGGACGGTCCCGAAGAACTGGCCACCGCACTGGAGGGGCTCGTCCGGCACCTGGTCGGGCCGGGCAGGCACCGCACCACCGCCCGGTACGCCCTCACGCTGGAGGCCATCGCGCGCCCCGCGGTCGGCGAGGCGCTGCGCCGCGGCCACGCCTCGCTCCTCGACTGGGGCGCCCGCGTCCTCAAGGCGATGGGCTCCCCCCAGCCCGAGGAACACAGCCGGGCCCTGGCCGCCCTGCTCGAAGGGCTGATGTTCCAGCAGGTGGCCCTGCCGGAGGACGGCTTCGACCCGCTGCCGAGCATCCGTACGGCGGTGCGCGCCATGCTCCCCGAGTCGGCGGGCGACGCACCCGGCGGCCGTGCCGGAGCGGCCCCCGCCACGGCCTGA
- a CDS encoding helix-turn-helix domain-containing protein: protein MGSGRRSATTAAAPTAPPALGGTYEFARAPRTLGAMVASTTGYRSRGATPQLHRGLPSPHLTLIFSLEGPVVAGESPEHARSADAYRTEIVLGGLHQRPAYVVQPSHEEGVQLAVHPLAARALFGMPAAELTQLAGDGGDVLGARAVEIREQLGEQSGWAERFATLTAYLRRQAEDAGRRAEVRPEIAEAWRWMAWHGGAGSLDGMARHVALSRRQLTTLFQREVGAGPKQVSRLMRFERAQRAVTEAVTAGRTPDLSRIAARCGYFDHSHLVRDFRQYTGLSPTGWICEERRNIQAGGHRNGQEWDA, encoded by the coding sequence ATGGGCTCCGGCCGTCGCAGCGCCACGACCGCTGCCGCACCGACCGCGCCCCCGGCGCTGGGGGGCACGTACGAGTTCGCGCGCGCCCCCCGCACCCTCGGCGCCATGGTGGCCTCGACGACCGGGTACCGCAGCCGTGGCGCCACACCGCAGCTGCACCGCGGGCTGCCGTCCCCCCACCTCACGCTGATCTTCTCCCTCGAAGGCCCGGTGGTGGCCGGCGAGTCTCCCGAGCACGCCCGCTCGGCGGACGCGTACCGGACCGAGATCGTGCTCGGCGGCCTGCACCAGCGGCCGGCGTACGTCGTGCAGCCGTCCCACGAGGAGGGCGTGCAGCTGGCGGTGCACCCGCTGGCCGCGCGTGCCCTCTTCGGCATGCCCGCGGCCGAGCTCACGCAGCTGGCGGGCGACGGCGGAGACGTACTCGGCGCGCGGGCCGTGGAGATCCGCGAGCAGCTCGGCGAGCAGTCCGGCTGGGCGGAACGCTTCGCGACGCTGACCGCGTACCTGCGACGACAGGCGGAGGACGCCGGACGGCGGGCCGAGGTGCGCCCGGAGATCGCGGAGGCCTGGCGCTGGATGGCCTGGCACGGCGGCGCGGGCTCGCTCGACGGCATGGCCCGGCACGTCGCGCTCAGCCGGCGGCAGCTCACCACCCTCTTCCAGCGCGAGGTGGGGGCCGGGCCCAAGCAGGTCAGCCGGCTGATGCGGTTCGAACGGGCGCAGCGCGCCGTGACGGAGGCCGTCACCGCGGGGCGGACGCCCGACCTGTCGCGGATCGCCGCCCGCTGCGGCTACTTCGACCACTCGCACCTGGTGCGGGACTTCCGCCAGTACACCGGACTGAGCCCGACCGGGTGGATCTGCGAGGAGCGCCGGAATATCCAAGCCGGAGGGCACCGGAACGGCCAAGAGTGGGACGCATGA
- a CDS encoding VOC family protein, producing the protein MNAQHTGTETGTPQTGEPTPQAPAPTVWPTLAARDALGLIDFLVEKIGFHRTAVYTDGDRVAHAQLSWPEGGGVMLGSHKPDGEWNVTPGTFGAYVVTDDVDGLYARVKAAGVTIGRDLTDQDYGNRDFTITDPEGNLWCFGVYRGEPVPPAGQG; encoded by the coding sequence ATGAACGCACAGCACACCGGCACCGAGACCGGCACACCGCAGACCGGAGAGCCCACACCTCAGGCCCCCGCGCCGACCGTCTGGCCCACCCTCGCGGCGCGTGACGCGCTCGGCCTGATCGACTTCCTAGTGGAGAAGATCGGCTTCCACCGCACCGCCGTCTACACCGACGGCGACCGGGTCGCGCACGCCCAGCTCAGCTGGCCCGAGGGCGGCGGCGTGATGCTCGGCTCCCACAAGCCCGACGGCGAGTGGAACGTGACGCCCGGCACCTTCGGCGCCTACGTGGTCACCGACGATGTCGACGGCCTGTACGCACGGGTCAAGGCGGCCGGGGTCACCATCGGGCGCGACCTCACCGACCAGGACTACGGCAACCGCGACTTCACGATCACCGACCCCGAGGGCAACCTCTGGTGCTTCGGGGTATACCGCGGCGAGCCCGTGCCGCCGGCCGGGCAGGGCTGA
- a CDS encoding DUF5063 domain-containing protein gives MSDATLNSIKDDPNDFAVQISDQVESFLVSVVEVAKGDEPDSAVPYLLLELSQLLLAGGRLGAHEDIVPEERYEPDIGPEADVDELRERLAGLLEHVDVYTEVFDPYEPHKAPVACRISDDVANIVADLRHGMAHYRAGRVSEALWWWQFSYLTSWGTAASASLRALQSLVAHVRLNQPLGALDGLDTDSDTESYDGELEAEAGAVMAAEIGEPLGIRPNGSPA, from the coding sequence ATGTCTGACGCCACGCTCAACTCGATCAAGGACGACCCGAACGACTTCGCCGTGCAGATCTCCGACCAGGTCGAGAGCTTCCTCGTCTCGGTCGTGGAGGTCGCCAAGGGCGACGAGCCGGACAGCGCCGTCCCGTACCTGCTGCTGGAGCTGTCTCAACTGCTCCTGGCGGGGGGCCGGTTGGGCGCGCACGAGGACATCGTTCCCGAGGAGCGCTACGAGCCGGACATCGGTCCGGAGGCGGACGTGGACGAGCTGCGCGAGCGCCTCGCGGGCCTGCTGGAGCACGTCGACGTCTACACCGAGGTCTTCGACCCGTACGAGCCGCACAAGGCTCCGGTGGCCTGCCGGATCTCCGACGACGTGGCGAACATCGTGGCCGACCTGCGGCACGGCATGGCCCACTACCGCGCGGGTCGCGTCAGCGAGGCCCTGTGGTGGTGGCAGTTCTCCTACCTCACCAGCTGGGGTACGGCCGCCTCGGCGTCGCTGCGGGCACTCCAGTCGCTGGTGGCGCACGTGCGGCTGAACCAGCCGCTGGGTGCGCTGGACGGGCTGGACACCGACAGCGACACCGAGAGCTACGACGGTGAGCTGGAGGCGGAGGCTGGTGCGGTGATGGCCGCGGAGATCGGTGAGCCGCTGGGCATCCGGCCGAACGGCAGCCCGGCCTGA